The nucleotide window acaATTGTTATAACAAGCTAATATTACCCATTAATTGAAGTAGCGCCCTTAAACTTGACTTGTGTGGCACAATTAgctttttagttttaaacaaaaaatgcatttcttttacaacataaaaaaaggtaagtaagtaaatgttattttattttttgttttaaagctttacagaaaatattactttaaatAAGTGCCAGATTTATTAACACAAAACTTCTAAAGAAAGTAAAGGTTAATAGCCTTTTGTTAAAATACAGCCATAACAACGtcacaacaaataaaacaagccaAGAACCACAACAAAACATTAAAACCCTAATAACTCTTAGATATAATATCAAGTGCAACAAAATTTAGACTTGTACTACATCATTTTTATGAATCACTTGtttgggttttatttttttgattcttAATGGTATGTAAAACCTTAAACACCAACAAAACTACAAACATGTTACAAATAGTTGTTAAATTTCTATTGAATGTGTAGGTCTAAGGCAAACAGAGTGTGCGTGTGATAAGCGGCATTTTATAGAAGATTTTTGATTGATCCCTAAGCTGTTACTTGTAAgagattttctttgttttcataGATGTCTGTTAGGATTTTCTTGTAATTAGAACATGAATTTGTTAATCTTGTGCCTGATTTTTTAGACAAGCaggaaattgaaattttcttgttttttctgtttttttgggaattgattaaaaatttagagCATGAAcacttttatatacatttatatcTAATCGAATTTtaatgagttttaaatttttgttgggaaaaattttaggatttttttttaatttctaaaaattttcacGCTTTATGTATTATTAAGTCAACTTTTTTGGTTTAAACAAGCCTTTAATTAACTATAGATTTATCATATTTTAAGTAACAATCAAATTTAAAGGCagaactttattttaaataagaaattcatgtaatttgttgaaaaaataaagaccCCAATCATATTTATTCTCTCTGAGAATATTTCTCTGTTAAAATAAcggtattatttaaataaagtttgttGTCTAAGTCTTCCAATCCCTGTTTACTGTATTTTCTTGTAAAAGATTTAGAACAGCTACATTTTCCAGAGAATGTAAACATTGAAGGACTTAAGAAACATACATTGCCgccatatttgtttttttttatttttctttattgagaatACAAATAAAGAGAGAATCGTTAAATTTGCAgtatttttgcaacaaaaacaaactaaaataaaggaaaacgtaaacaaattttgaatcaggTTAAAATTAgctctttttaaatattctctAAAGAAATTACACGATTTTTcacaaagtttttgaaaatccaaaaatttttgtaggctaaattttgatttttcgcaaaaaagaaaaatttagtgaatttctttgaaaatgtgaaacaattttattaaaaatttttaaaaaaaaaattgagaatcagttttaagaaaatcaaaaactttctataggcaaaattttgatttcgcggaaaaaagaaaaattaagtgaatttttttaaaatatgaaacaatttttttttaattttattaatttaatcaaattaattaatCAAGCTCATTGCTTAACTCTTATGTTTTGTACTGATCTTTCTctcttatattatttttaaagataactgcttaaatattttgattaactATTCACCACAAGTTCTTAAACCAAGTTTATTTATCAAATCTTTTGTTAAACTTTGGGTGTCAAGAACAtcagttacatttttaaaaaattaattggtttaatcattcttttttgaagaaaactttcaCTTATTAAGTTACAAAGAATTTGTATCATTAACCCAAGTTTTAGGTAATTTTTCACTGGCTATAACTGAATGTTATGTcttttgtatacaattttgtgtgaaaaacaaacaaaaactaaagcTAAAACAAATTTCCTGACAAATATTCATTCATCATTAGGAAAACAAgagaatttaatacaaatataagGGTCTCATGTTAtagttaaataaagaaatacccAAAATGCCTTAGGCTGTTTTcagtaaatgaaaaatgtttagatAAATAATACTGGTATTGGAAGTTTGTAAagagatttataaaacaaacaaatagacACAACTAAcggtctaaatataaaaaagaaaaaacaaattaaagtaaaacttaaatttttttcatttaaaagtcttaattttgtttataatttaaacaaatttgtattaccAGGTTATAATTCCTGCTTTAATTAAATACTCTTTCCTGCtactcaataaaatttaaataaattaagtttttgcCCAATTGTTTTGCCTTAGTGCGTGTGTAcgcatttaaaacatttttaacaaattcctTTGCTCAATAAATTAATACCATTTGAATGACTTGTGATAATAATGAACATTTCCATTTGGCTGAGTTTTAAAATAAGGCTTCCgttttaagtttttgaaaaagaaaaatctaaaaaaatattaaattaaattaaaatataaatgcttaaatttatattattataactaaacaaaaaaaaataaaacacccaccaagaaaaaaactctctttcaaacacataaaatatttagttttcttaGTGAACTGAAAATTCAAAAGCAAAAACTGTTACAAGCCACTGATCATGccactaaatattattttgttttattcaaaaaacaaacaaaacaaaaatattgtgaaacaaaaacaattttacaatattttgcctGCCACAAAACATGTCTAAGGAagtaactttaaaatattggccaaattgtttattagtttgttttCTAACATATTTTTACTCTACTTCATGTTATAAAAACACTTGTTGTAGgcaatttattaatcattttttGTGTTACAGTTGCTGtgttaagttaaattttttatttctttttttccacccatcaaatttaaagaaaaaataacaagtttttaaacaaatttaagagcAAAGGTTTTCCTCATCCtcttttatctaaaaatatacaaaatgatTAGTCGAGTGATGGTAAGGACTTTGTAAAAACAAGAATATTTGGCCAGtgttattaacaataaaaaaaataatcctaattatttttataattcatttaGTTGTGGAAATTTTTCGTTGTTATTGGCATGGTGTTGATAATGTATTCAAATTATGCGGAAGCAGGGTGAgtaaataaaaggaaaatataataacaaaaataactaaAGGAAGTGTTCAAATAATTACAGtgagaaataagaaaaaaagtgGTTGGCAGGAGAAAATAAATCTAGTTTTTGTTaaggaaatgttttaaaaatataaaaaacaaccaagatttttaatgaaaagaaaccaaaataaacaaaagactTAAAAGCAAAcgcatttcaaataaaattaatgtttaaattctAAGGAATTCCTTAAGCATGCTAAAAAATAAAGACCCCCTAAATTATTATCAACGAAAACATTTCTCtgcaaaaaacattattttgtaaataaagtatgttttttaaagTCTTTATATCTTCCATTACACGCATTTCTTGAAAAAGACTAAGAACCCATACATTTTCCAGAGAATGTAAacattgaaatacaaaaacacaaacgtTCTGTATAAAATGATAACAAAGTTTGTTTTCTAAAGTTCTTTATATCTTCCATTACAGGAATTTCTAGAAAAAGACTAAGAACATATACATTTGCTAGAGAATGTAAACATTAagacaaaatgtaaacaaagtttgtTTTCTAAAGTCTTTGTATGTTCCATTACAGGAATTTCTAGAAATAGACTAAGAACACATACATTTGCCAGAGAATGTAAACATtaagacaaaatgaaaacaaagttTGTTTTCTAAAGTCTTTATATCTTCCATTACTGGAATTTCTAGAAAAAGACTAAGAACACATACATTGGCTTGATAAGTAAACATTACAAgacaaaaaacacaaacatttctctacaaaatgaaaacattgtttgttttctaaagTCTTTACATCTTCCGTTACACGCATTTCTTAAGAAAGACTAAGAACACATACATTTTCCAAAGAATGCAAAAACTGAaagacaaaaacacaaacaaacacaaacatttctctacaaaacgaAAACAAAGTTTGTTTTCTAAACTTTTTATATCTTCCGTTACATGTATTTCTTGTAAAAGACTTAGAACACATGAAGACCGACAATTTTccacaaatgtaaacaaagtgaAGAAGTAGTGCGTTTTAgggatttttcaaatgaaaaccaTAAAAACAGAGGGaatcaaaaaaacaaattacaattttataagaAATCCTTCCTTTCATCTCTTCTCTTTCCAGCCAACatcaaaagaagaaaaaaatcacCATACACGTACCCATCCATAAAAAGATCGAAAAACATACACATACCGTTATCAAACACATCCACCATCATCACAAACCGATTGTTCTAAAAGAGGAAAAGAAAATTATCGAGGAACATCATCATCCGGTCATCCAAAAGGAACAAGTATCCCAtgaacatcatcatcatcatgaggCGAAACATGATCATCAGCACAAGCATAAGCATGTGGAACCGGTCAAGGAATATGAGGAGGATCATGAAGAGGAACATGTTCATCATCATCACAACTACGAGCACAAGTCACATGATGAGGAGGTCGATGATGATTTTATAGAAACAAGGCATTAATTATTTAAGCAAGATAGTTTAATAATATGtagcaaaataaatatataagtaatttttaagtaaaaaattaatgttaaatataattaataagcTTAGGCTATTcaaataattaagaaataaatatgtagtttaaaataaatctttgtCATAAAACATAccttgtttacattttatttcttgAAATTAAAGGAAACACCCTGTTGTGGATAAAACAGTGCCAAACAGCTGTTTGAGTAGTTAAAGCAGTTCTTggtagcaacaacaacatgagtgtttatgttttttaaaacaaaagagaattggaAAAAACGTGCACTGCTGCAGAGaacattattttagttttttacaacttgttaagaaatttatgttaaataaacgcaatttttatagagttttttaagcaaaaatgggtaaaaaagTGTATAATGCCAAGGCCAGACAAAATCCGGAAACAATTGTGGACAATTCCACATTAAAAAATGTGagtttgttaaatttcaaaaagaaatataaagtgGATAGTAATTTTCTTTTTCAGGTAAAATTGGATTTAGCTGAATTGGGTGAGGGCACCTCCGCTGGTTATGATGAATCCAATGCCTTGGTGTTGCCCTCCCAAAAAAGAGCCACCAAAATTAAGGTGGAGCACCGACAAAATGTGAAAATCTTGACCAAAAAACAAAGGAAGCACTTGCAGGCCATAGTGGATAAGAAAAAGAAGAAAGAGGGGGTAGGTgtgaataaattattaaaaagaatttgttttaattattaaaaatttgtgatttttttcataaagcGCGCTGGTTTATTGGAAGCCTTGGCTAAGGTACAAGTTTCGGAGACCGAACTTAAGCAGTACACTTCCATAAGTCAAGTACAAACTGTGGGTGTTAAAAACTTCGATTCGTTGGATGCGATGATGGCCAGAAAACAGCAAAGACAACAAAATGCTAAGGTGGAGGTGGGAGGCAAATTAAGTTCCATTAAAGGAGCAGCCAAACGTAAACTATTAATAGAGGAAGAGGAAGACTTAAATGCCAAaagaaaaaatccaaatattgtCAGCATGGAAGAGGAGGACGATGATGACGATGAAACCACAGAAgatgaagaagaggaggaggaggaagaagagaaattaaaagaaaccaTTGTAGAAGAAGCAAAAGAAGCTGACATAACagaagaaataaaagaaaaaccttCCAAACCTGTTGAAACCCCTAAAAAAGAAGTTTTAAAATCTTTAGCGCCCGCACGGCAAACCGTTTATGTGCCCGTCTTACGTGATCCCGAGATTCAGGCAGCCCGTTTGAAACTGCCTATTTTGGCGGAGGAACAACAGGTCATGGAAGTGATTAATGAGAACAACATCATTATAGTGGCTGGTGAGACAGGTTCGGGTAAAACTACTCAAATACCTCAGTTCCTGTATGAAGCAGGCTACTGTGAAAATGGCAAACTTATAGGCATAACCGAACCCCGTCGTGTAGCCGCCATAGCCATGTCTAAACGTGTGGCACACGAAATGAATCTGAGCGAGAAAGAAGTTTCCTATCTTATAAGATTCGAGGGCAATGTTACGGccgaaactaaaataaaattcatgacAGATGGTGTCTTGCTCAAGGAGATTGAGTCAGATTTCTTGCTTAAAAACTATTCGGTTATAATATTGGATGAGGCTCACGAAAGAAGTTCTTATACAGATATTTTAGTGGGTCTTTTGTCAAGAATAGTGCCGTTAAGACTTAAACGTGGAGGCAATCCTTTGAAATTGATCATAATGTCAGCCACTTTGAGAGTAGAAGATTTCACCTCTAACTCTAGATTGTTCAAAATACCTCCGCCTTTGATAAAAGTACAAGCCAGACAGTTTCCCGTGACCGTACACTTTCAGAAACGCACACCCGACAATTATGTAGAAGAGGCCTATAGGAAAACGGTTAAAATACATTCCTCGCTGCCAGAAGGAGGCATTTTAATCTTTGTTACCGGCCAGCAGGAGGTTAATCAATTGGTGCGCAAGTTAAGAAGAACTTTTCCCTATAAAAAGCCAgagaaacaaattgaaaaatcaaATGAAGAAGAGGGTGTGGCAGAAAAAATGGAGGATACACCAGACAAACCTGATACAGATGATGAATTTGATATGAAACGGGCCATACGCAATGTGCGCAAATCGAAAAAGAAGTTTTTGTCTCAATTGGCTTTGCCCAAAATCAATTTGGATGATTACAAGCTGCCGGGAGATGATACGGAGGCCGATTTGCTGGAAAATCAAGATTCTGATGCTGAGAATGCTGAACAAGAAGATGATGATTTGGAAGATGAGGATAATCCAAATGTTATGGATGAGGATGTGGCTGCCTCTACCACCAAACAACCCTTGTGGGTTTTACCCTTGTACTCCTTACTGTCATCGGAAAAACAAAACCGCATTTTCCAGCCTGCTCCAGAGGGTAGCCGTGTATGTGTGGTCAGCACTAATGTGGCCGAAACTTCCTTGACCATACCCAATATCAAGTATGTGGTGGACTGTGGCAAACAAAAGACCCGTTTGTATGATAAAATCACCGGTGTCAGTGCCTTTGTGGTTACCTATACCTCCAAGGCCTCGGCTGATCAGAGATCGGGTCGTGCTGGCAGAGTCAGTGCTGGCCACTGTTATAGACTCTACTCCAGTGCTGTGTACAATGATGAATTTGAGGATTTCTCGGTGCCCGATATACAAAAGAAGCCTGTCGATGATTTAATGCTGCAAATGCGTTGCATGGGCATAGATCGTGTTATAAACTTTCCCTTTCCCTCGCCTCCAGATACGGTGCAACTCCAGGCAGCCGAAAAACGTTTGGTGGTTTTAGGAGCCTTGGAAAATGTAAGTGATTCTACTACAGCCAGCCCAGATCTACCGCCCAAAGTTTCGCGCTTGGGCCAAATAATATCTAGATTCCCGGTATCGCCCCGTTTTGGCAAAATGTTGGCTTTGTCTCATCAACAAAATCTCTTGCCCTACACGGTGTGTTTGGTAGCTGCCTTGTCGGTGCAGGAGGTATTAATGGAGGTTAACTTTGATCGTGAGAAAGAAGATGCCGCAGTTACCATGGGCAAATGGCAAAAGAAAAGACAATCTTGGGCTTCTTCGGGCAACTACCAATTACTAGGTGATCCCATGGTATTGTTAAGAGCTGTGGGAGCCGCTGAATATGCCGGCTCTAAAGGAGAACTGGTTAAGTTTTGTTCGGAAAATGGTTTAAGACATAAAGCCATTACCGAAGTGCGTAAGTTAAGAGTACAACTAACCAATGAAATCAATTTAAGCATTACAAATGTCAATCTAAATGTTGACCCTGCCATGACGCCACCCTCAGATGCCCAGGCTAGGTTCTTACGCCAGATTTTATTGTCCGGCATGGGTGATAAGGTGGCACGCAAGGTTAATTTGGCCGAAATAAGCGATAAAGAAGAAAAGAGACGGCTTAAGTATGCCTACAATTGTTTGGATATGGTGGAGCCGGTATTTATGCACTCTTCCTCGGTGCTTAAGCAAAAGCTACCCGAATGGGTTATCTACCAGGAGGCCTATGAAATACAAAATGGTGATTCCAGTAAAATGTTTATAAGAGGCATTACAGAAATCGAGCCGGAATGGTTGCTACTATATGCGCCTTTGCTGTGCAATATTAGAAACATAAAAGAGGAACCTTTGCCCAGATACAAATCGGATGATGGCAAAGTTTACTGTTTTGTGGATGCCACTTATGGCAAGGCCGGCTGGGAGCTGCCTTTAACGGAAATTGAAATGCCCTCAGAGGAAAAGGCTTTTTggtaagtttttcttttttataataaaaggaaaattaatgaatttttcttgtttgttttaGTTACTTTGCCATGTTTTTCTTGGATGGTCAAGTGTGTCCCCAACTGTTGCCCTTTAAATCAAAGTTGAAATCTACACCCTCTTCTTTAACCAAAAGCTGGTCTAATTTGAATGAACACATCTTAAAATTCAAGAGATGTTTTATGGCTAAACGTTTAAATACTCGTGAAAAGCTATTTGAAGCCTGGAAACAAAATCCCAATTGtaagtttactttaattttaaataaaatttgagagAAAACAAaggttttctttttaattctaattgaaataaaccttatttttatgctttttttcttttcagtCCTTTTGGAGCAATACCACAATATGTTGTATGATGTTTCCTTAGCAGAATTGACCAGCATTTGGCCACCCACCAAAAtagattagttttttttttaattttaagaaacaatttaataacattttaattttataaaaactttaaataagaaatttaataaaatttaaaaaataataaaattaaatacaaattttaatgaaaagttaaaagttttcagattttgtttttgaggttaagttgaacattttttaatttaccatTTAATCATTTACGTAAATGTTTGATAAATCAATATAGCCGCTATAGTCCCGCTACgcttactatttaaaatcgagaaaatcggtccacaaatggctgagatcaCACTACCCCGACTACGACTAccccaatttttgacctatttttgatatatgtCTGGATTACTCatgttaatatagacaatatggatatctaatgatagatatttgaaagacctttCCAATGTGGTACATAATGCCATAGAAAATCGGACtgcaatggatcaaaatcgggacaaatattttttaatttttttttcaccaaaaattgtttaaagcctaatattttatcaacaaatttaaaaaaaaaaaatcgaaaattttttaaagaaaaaaaaaaatttccaactaattttttttgtttccaatcatggtagaaccaaccaggtacaattattagggagagttttcaatatttacccctacaacgtcaaataacgcatttactctaatcactttttattttgttttctcaatgttttgcacgttatattaaaactaacacatatttatttggaaaaaatttaatttgaattgaatattttaggaaaaaaagtaaatacacaaaaatttgtttaattatttttttctgtcttagacatttcgtttttttttctaattttcttttgtttgacgttatagggaatgtataattgagaacgtactttctaataattgtaccttgcttgttctgctatggtttccaatatttatttttgttcaacttaaattattttcaatatttaccttaaagcatactttggtgaagggcgGCATATATCGTTGGTCTCATGTAGAAAGGCCCTAtctcaaattatttgaaatttacagGACAATGTAAAACCACAATTGCTAGTAAAACCATTTTTTCAGATACTCACCCTTATCGAgattggcgtaaacgtcatacgcctacgacagtttcgtactagattaaagaaacagttggcattttatctttaatctagtaagaaacagtcgtaggcggaagacgtttacgccaaccacgatgaGGGTGACTATTGCATTACATTTGTGTGAAATGCATTGGAAtcactaaaaaaaactcaatttcgaaaaaatgcaAGTTAAGGCTTTTCTACATGATACCAACGATGTATGTATACACTAATACCGCGAATTGCATTGTTAATTGGGACCGGAGAAACGCGACACAAACCGAAACacgattttccatacatttgttgattcatttttatttaatcggttccgatatttataattttagctgatttttcaataagaaataataatGACACAAATCGGAGCACTAACGACACAACTTCCAGGCCATGCAACACAAACTGAAACAAAACCGACACAAATCAAAACACTAGCGACGCAACTAAAAACCGTGATACgcaaacttaaacaaaaacgaCTCCACTTTGAAataacagaaaatttaaaaagaagcaATTGTCCACCGCGGTGTAAGATtagacacagccgaatatgtCTCTTGCTTGTTAATTGCTTCTTCTTGTTACTTGCTTTATCCTTCGTAAACTGTATTACCACAAATGATTTGCACCGTTTTAACACACCTCTTAAAAGAAAGTACTGCTATTTTTTGGTAATTCCTTATGGTTCCTGTTCGctgtaaatgtaaacaaaagcaAAACACAGGGTTGTATATGGATCTTAAAAAGAGCCtgttgaatataaaaataaaaacatcaaggaaaatttgaaaaatttaagaaaattataagaaaatagataaaattataacagataaaaattataaaaacttatttttgtaataaaaacttacctttgatttcatttatattaaacatttaatattttttttttaatatttttttttattaactcaataatatttcaattgtttgtttgttttccgTTTTATATAGTAGGTATagtataatattaattaattttacataatttgtttaatatttttgtttttttttttttgtttatatgtaggtattgttgtatatatatttacaaaGCTAATATTGttgatatataatttgtttttctttttttcttcatcttctttaatatattattaaatctGTTATTATAGTTTGCATATTATTTATAACATAGAGATTAAaatgattattatttaatattttttcaaattttaaaatgtagttctttgtttttctttttaataaaccTTTAAGATTATAAACATTATAATAAtgcaaatttgttataaatagtagTAATTTAAATGAACTTAATTAgtagttattgaaaataataaaaaaaaacttattatttaagttaaagaaaaaaaaaatacgcaccaatatagatttgttttataaaatatttttttttttttgtttgttttctttttttaatttacataattGATATGCTTtgctttaatattataaatgatgtataatatacaatataatttaaattgtaacaatgtaaaaaaatatgcatgtataaaaagtttaattaaattatataaatgttttgtttaatgatcattaattaaaaataaaaatttctttgggtatcataaaatttaaaaaaaaaaatacgggaATTTGTA belongs to Calliphora vicina chromosome 4, idCalVici1.1, whole genome shotgun sequence and includes:
- the kz gene encoding probable ATP-dependent RNA helicase kurz, producing the protein MGKKVYNAKARQNPETIVDNSTLKNVKLDLAELGEGTSAGYDESNALVLPSQKRATKIKVEHRQNVKILTKKQRKHLQAIVDKKKKKEGRAGLLEALAKVQVSETELKQYTSISQVQTVGVKNFDSLDAMMARKQQRQQNAKVEVGGKLSSIKGAAKRKLLIEEEEDLNAKRKNPNIVSMEEEDDDDDETTEDEEEEEEEEEKLKETIVEEAKEADITEEIKEKPSKPVETPKKEVLKSLAPARQTVYVPVLRDPEIQAARLKLPILAEEQQVMEVINENNIIIVAGETGSGKTTQIPQFLYEAGYCENGKLIGITEPRRVAAIAMSKRVAHEMNLSEKEVSYLIRFEGNVTAETKIKFMTDGVLLKEIESDFLLKNYSVIILDEAHERSSYTDILVGLLSRIVPLRLKRGGNPLKLIIMSATLRVEDFTSNSRLFKIPPPLIKVQARQFPVTVHFQKRTPDNYVEEAYRKTVKIHSSLPEGGILIFVTGQQEVNQLVRKLRRTFPYKKPEKQIEKSNEEEGVAEKMEDTPDKPDTDDEFDMKRAIRNVRKSKKKFLSQLALPKINLDDYKLPGDDTEADLLENQDSDAENAEQEDDDLEDEDNPNVMDEDVAASTTKQPLWVLPLYSLLSSEKQNRIFQPAPEGSRVCVVSTNVAETSLTIPNIKYVVDCGKQKTRLYDKITGVSAFVVTYTSKASADQRSGRAGRVSAGHCYRLYSSAVYNDEFEDFSVPDIQKKPVDDLMLQMRCMGIDRVINFPFPSPPDTVQLQAAEKRLVVLGALENVSDSTTASPDLPPKVSRLGQIISRFPVSPRFGKMLALSHQQNLLPYTVCLVAALSVQEVLMEVNFDREKEDAAVTMGKWQKKRQSWASSGNYQLLGDPMVLLRAVGAAEYAGSKGELVKFCSENGLRHKAITEVRKLRVQLTNEINLSITNVNLNVDPAMTPPSDAQARFLRQILLSGMGDKVARKVNLAEISDKEEKRRLKYAYNCLDMVEPVFMHSSSVLKQKLPEWVIYQEAYEIQNGDSSKMFIRGITEIEPEWLLLYAPLLCNIRNIKEEPLPRYKSDDGKVYCFVDATYGKAGWELPLTEIEMPSEEKAFCYFAMFFLDGQVCPQLLPFKSKLKSTPSSLTKSWSNLNEHILKFKRCFMAKRLNTREKLFEAWKQNPNFLLEQYHNMLYDVSLAELTSIWPPTKID